A portion of the Krasilnikovia cinnamomea genome contains these proteins:
- a CDS encoding methyl-accepting chemotaxis protein, which yields MAVSLLATVAALALIGLAVVVRGDRQRRAALAHTAEVLERAVAGDLAVRAELRGRGEAARATAAVNGVLDAFAGVVREAGAETTRLSTAAVRLGDLVNELVTGAQSSVQASGDILRASQEVSENISTLASGSEEMGASIQEISRSASEAVTVAAAAMAAQVDASRIMTKLGESSAQIGDVVQVITSIAEQTNLLALNATIEAARAGEMGKGFAVVASEVKDLAQETAKATEDITARVGTIQADTSGVVSSITEIGEVIDRVNGYQTTIASAVEQQHATAGMMTGSIVAASARAGEIAEAMAVIAQTRTSATATMEETGVVAQELKSAGTALQSAVGRFKL from the coding sequence ATGGCTGTCTCGTTGCTCGCCACGGTGGCGGCTCTCGCCCTCATCGGCCTCGCCGTGGTCGTCCGCGGTGACCGGCAGCGGCGGGCCGCGCTCGCCCACACCGCGGAGGTCCTGGAGCGGGCGGTGGCCGGCGACCTCGCCGTCCGTGCCGAGCTGCGGGGCCGTGGCGAGGCCGCACGCGCCACGGCCGCGGTCAACGGGGTCCTGGACGCGTTCGCCGGGGTGGTCCGTGAGGCGGGCGCCGAGACGACCCGGCTCTCGACCGCCGCGGTGCGGCTCGGTGACCTGGTCAACGAGCTGGTCACCGGGGCGCAGAGCTCGGTGCAGGCGTCCGGCGACATCCTGCGCGCCTCGCAGGAGGTGTCGGAGAACATCTCGACGCTCGCGTCGGGCTCCGAGGAGATGGGCGCCAGCATCCAGGAGATCTCCCGCAGCGCCTCGGAGGCCGTCACGGTCGCCGCCGCCGCGATGGCGGCCCAGGTCGACGCCAGCCGCATCATGACCAAGCTCGGCGAGTCGTCCGCGCAGATCGGCGACGTCGTGCAGGTCATCACCTCGATCGCGGAGCAGACCAACCTGCTGGCCCTGAACGCCACCATCGAGGCCGCCCGCGCCGGTGAGATGGGCAAGGGCTTCGCGGTCGTCGCCAGCGAGGTCAAGGACCTGGCTCAGGAGACCGCCAAGGCCACCGAGGACATCACCGCCCGGGTCGGCACCATCCAGGCCGACACGTCCGGCGTGGTCTCCTCGATCACCGAGATCGGTGAGGTCATCGACCGGGTCAACGGCTACCAGACGACCATCGCCAGCGCGGTCGAGCAGCAGCACGCCACCGCCGGGATGATGACCGGCAGCATCGTCGCGGCGAGCGCCCGGGCCGGCGAGATCGCCGAGGCCATGGCCGTCATCGCGCAGACCCGGACGAGCGCGACGGCCACCATGGAGGAGACCGGCGTGGTCGCCCAGGAGCTCAAGTCCGCGGGTACGGCGCTGCAGTCGGCGGTCGGCCGCTTCAAGCTCTGA
- the paaE gene encoding 1,2-phenylacetyl-CoA epoxidase subunit PaaE, producing MAAGDFHRLRVAAVERLCADAVAVTFDVPPELADAYTFRPGQSLTVRHAVGGADERRTYSICAPVGAAPRIGVREVPGGLVSHWLVHEVRPGDEVEVAGPSGTFTPDVEAGGRHVLIGAGSGITPLLSIAASLLSHSDAQVSILYGNRRAETVMFAEELADLKDAHPSRLELIHLLSREAREVELLSGRLDAAKLRTLLPLLIDVAGVDHWWLCGPFGLVADAQHVLGEFGVASEQVHRELFWVDEAPPEPVRGESTVAGPSSEVTVVLDGRSTTVTVAEDATILEGAQRSRPDLPFACKGGVCGTCRARVVEGDVRMRRNFALEPAEVAAGYVLTCQSTPTSAKVIVDFDD from the coding sequence GTGGCCGCTGGCGATTTCCACCGGCTGCGGGTGGCGGCCGTGGAGCGGCTCTGCGCCGACGCGGTGGCGGTCACCTTCGACGTGCCGCCCGAGCTGGCTGACGCGTACACGTTCCGGCCCGGGCAGTCGCTGACCGTCCGCCACGCGGTCGGGGGCGCCGACGAGCGCCGCACGTACTCGATCTGCGCCCCGGTCGGCGCCGCGCCGCGCATCGGGGTGCGGGAGGTGCCCGGCGGCCTGGTGTCCCACTGGCTGGTGCACGAGGTGCGCCCGGGCGACGAGGTGGAGGTCGCCGGGCCCTCGGGCACCTTCACCCCGGACGTCGAGGCCGGCGGCCGGCACGTGCTGATCGGTGCCGGCTCCGGCATCACCCCGCTGCTGTCCATCGCGGCGTCGCTGCTGAGCCACTCCGACGCCCAGGTCAGCATCCTGTACGGCAACCGCCGGGCCGAGACGGTGATGTTCGCCGAGGAACTGGCCGACCTGAAGGACGCCCACCCGTCCCGGCTGGAGCTGATCCACCTGCTGTCGCGCGAGGCCCGCGAGGTGGAGTTGCTGAGCGGGCGGCTGGACGCGGCGAAGCTGCGTACGCTGCTGCCCCTGCTCATCGACGTGGCGGGGGTGGACCACTGGTGGCTGTGCGGGCCGTTCGGCCTGGTCGCGGACGCCCAGCACGTGCTCGGCGAGTTCGGGGTGGCGTCGGAGCAGGTCCACCGGGAGTTGTTCTGGGTGGACGAGGCGCCCCCGGAGCCGGTGCGCGGCGAATCCACCGTCGCCGGCCCCAGCAGCGAGGTCACGGTCGTGCTGGACGGCCGCTCCACCACGGTGACGGTGGCCGAGGACGCCACGATCCTGGAGGGCGCCCAGCGGTCCCGGCCGGACCTGCCGTTCGCCTGCAAGGGCGGGGTGTGCGGCACCTGCCGCGCCCGGGTGGTCGAGGGCGACGTGCGGATGCGGCGCAACTTCGCGCTGGAGCCCGCGGAGGTCGCCGCCGGGTACGTGTTGACCTGCCAGTCCACCCCGACGTCGGCCAAGGTGATCGTGGATTTCGACGACTGA
- the paaD gene encoding 1,2-phenylacetyl-CoA epoxidase subunit PaaD, translating to MSAPTVTAAAVAATVTDPELPQLTLADLGILRGVEEVGGQVLVTVTPTYSGCPAMEAIHADLRAALRDAGFADVEVRTVLTPAWTTDWITEAGRAKLAAAGIAPPGPAPRRSSGPVPLVLGSRPGAVPCPRCGHTSTEQVSAFSATACRELRRCPACREPFEHVKEI from the coding sequence GTGAGCGCCCCGACGGTCACCGCCGCGGCCGTGGCGGCCACGGTGACCGACCCGGAGCTGCCCCAGCTGACCCTGGCCGACCTCGGCATCCTGCGCGGCGTCGAAGAGGTGGGCGGCCAGGTCCTGGTGACCGTCACCCCCACCTATTCGGGGTGTCCGGCGATGGAGGCGATCCACGCCGACCTGCGGGCCGCACTGCGCGACGCCGGGTTCGCCGACGTCGAGGTGCGCACGGTGCTGACGCCGGCCTGGACCACCGACTGGATCACCGAGGCGGGCCGGGCCAAGCTCGCCGCCGCCGGGATCGCGCCGCCCGGCCCCGCGCCCCGGCGCTCCAGCGGTCCGGTGCCACTGGTGCTGGGCTCCCGTCCCGGGGCGGTGCCGTGCCCCCGGTGCGGGCACACGTCCACCGAGCAGGTGTCCGCGTTCAGCGCGACCGCCTGCCGCGAACTGCGCCGCTGCCCCGCCTGCCGGGAACCGTTCGAGCACGTGAAGGAGATCTGA
- the paaC gene encoding 1,2-phenylacetyl-CoA epoxidase subunit PaaC, translated as MGFDVAYEALTDHEDDARWAYGTGFADPLSGVDTAVPDGADRERLAAYCLMLGDDALIMSHRLQQWVTRAPELEDELALANIGLDLLGQARLLLTRAGQVEGAGRDEDALAYQRGAPEFRNVCLAERADDDFAHLVARLLVFATWRLALFDRLAATRDPMLAAIAAKGVKELTYHREWAAQWVVRLGDGTALSHERMRAAADAVAPLTGELFRPHPVESDLAADGLAVDPAGLRGEFDAVLTQVLTAATLTGTVPTAPAGVAAAPGGAVYSGAAGRHGEHTPALAEILDEMQALARSVPGGAW; from the coding sequence ATGGGTTTCGACGTCGCCTACGAGGCGCTCACCGATCACGAGGACGATGCCCGCTGGGCGTACGGGACGGGCTTCGCCGACCCGCTGTCGGGGGTGGACACCGCCGTGCCCGACGGCGCTGACCGGGAGCGGCTGGCCGCGTACTGCCTCATGCTCGGCGACGACGCGCTGATCATGTCGCACCGCCTGCAGCAGTGGGTGACCCGCGCGCCGGAACTGGAGGACGAGCTGGCACTGGCCAACATCGGGCTGGACCTGCTCGGCCAGGCGCGGCTGCTGCTGACCCGGGCCGGGCAGGTGGAAGGGGCGGGGCGCGACGAGGACGCGCTGGCGTACCAGCGGGGCGCGCCGGAATTCCGCAACGTGTGCCTGGCCGAGCGGGCGGACGACGACTTCGCCCACCTGGTCGCGCGGTTGCTGGTGTTCGCGACGTGGCGGCTGGCGCTGTTCGACCGGCTGGCCGCCACCCGTGACCCCATGCTGGCCGCGATCGCCGCCAAGGGCGTGAAGGAGCTGACCTATCACCGCGAGTGGGCGGCGCAGTGGGTGGTGCGGCTCGGCGACGGCACGGCGCTGTCGCACGAGCGCATGCGGGCCGCCGCCGACGCGGTGGCGCCGCTGACCGGTGAGCTGTTCCGGCCGCACCCGGTCGAGTCGGACCTGGCGGCGGACGGTCTCGCGGTCGACCCGGCGGGGCTGCGCGGCGAGTTCGACGCGGTCCTCACCCAGGTGCTGACCGCGGCGACGCTGACCGGCACCGTCCCGACGGCGCCGGCCGGCGTGGCCGCCGCGCCGGGCGGGGCCGTCTACTCCGGGGCTGCCGGGCGGCACGGCGAGCACACACCGGCGCTGGCCGAGATTCTCGACGAGATGCAGGCGCTGGCCCGATCCGTGCCCGGGGGTGCCTGGTGA
- the paaB gene encoding 1,2-phenylacetyl-CoA epoxidase subunit PaaB, with amino-acid sequence MTDEIRHEWPLFEVFVRAKRGLNHVHVGSLRAADHEMALHHARDLYTRRNEGVSIWVVRADQVAASQPGEKEAFFAPSGDKAYRHPTYYSIPESVPHI; translated from the coding sequence ATGACTGACGAGATCCGGCACGAGTGGCCGCTGTTCGAGGTGTTCGTGCGCGCCAAGCGGGGCCTGAACCACGTGCATGTCGGCTCGCTGCGCGCCGCCGACCACGAGATGGCCCTGCACCACGCCCGGGACCTGTACACCCGCCGCAACGAGGGCGTCAGCATCTGGGTGGTGCGCGCCGACCAGGTGGCCGCCTCCCAGCCGGGGGAGAAGGAGGCCTTCTTCGCGCCCAGCGGGGACAAGGCGTACCGGCATCCGACGTACTACTCCATTCCCGAGTCCGTACCGCACATCTGA
- the paaA gene encoding 1,2-phenylacetyl-CoA epoxidase subunit PaaA: protein MTTDAQERVFTETIEKDQRVEPRDWMPDGYRKTMIRQIAQHAHSEIIGMQPEGEWITRAPSLRRKAILLAKVQDEAGHGLYLYSAAETLGADRGDLTVRLIEGRQKYSSIFNYPTLSFADVGVIGWLVDGAAICNQVPLCRSSYGPYARAMIRICKEESFHQRQGYELLLTMMGGTAAQRAMVQDAVDRWWWPSLMMFGPPDADSPNTAQSMAWKIKRHTNDELRQRFVDMTVPQAQALGVTLPDPDLRWNPEREHYDFGAVDWSELKRVISGDGPLNRQRIARRREAHEDGAWVREAAAAHAAKRGGGAGND, encoded by the coding sequence ATGACGACCGATGCGCAAGAGCGGGTCTTCACCGAGACCATCGAGAAGGATCAGCGGGTCGAGCCGCGCGACTGGATGCCGGACGGCTACCGCAAGACGATGATCCGGCAGATCGCGCAGCACGCGCACTCCGAGATCATCGGAATGCAGCCCGAGGGGGAGTGGATCACGCGGGCGCCGTCGCTGCGGCGCAAGGCGATCCTGCTGGCCAAGGTGCAGGACGAGGCCGGGCACGGGCTGTACCTGTACTCGGCGGCCGAGACCCTCGGCGCCGACCGCGGCGACCTCACGGTGCGGCTCATCGAGGGCCGGCAGAAATACTCGTCGATCTTCAACTATCCGACGCTGAGCTTCGCGGACGTCGGGGTCATCGGCTGGCTGGTCGACGGCGCCGCGATCTGCAACCAGGTGCCGCTGTGCCGCAGCTCCTACGGGCCGTACGCGCGGGCCATGATCCGGATCTGCAAGGAGGAGTCGTTCCACCAGCGGCAGGGCTACGAGCTGCTGCTGACCATGATGGGCGGCACCGCGGCGCAGCGGGCGATGGTGCAGGACGCGGTGGACCGGTGGTGGTGGCCGTCGCTGATGATGTTCGGGCCGCCGGACGCCGACTCGCCCAACACCGCGCAGTCGATGGCGTGGAAGATCAAGCGGCACACCAACGACGAGCTGCGGCAGCGCTTCGTCGACATGACCGTGCCGCAGGCGCAGGCGCTCGGCGTCACCCTGCCCGACCCGGATCTGCGCTGGAATCCCGAGCGGGAGCACTACGACTTCGGCGCGGTGGACTGGTCGGAGCTCAAACGGGTGATCTCCGGCGACGGGCCGCTCAACCGGCAGCGGATCGCGCGGCGCCGCGAGGCCCACGAGGACGGCGCCTGGGTTCGTGAGGCGGCGGCCGCCCATGCCGCGAAGCGCGGAGGAGGCGCAGGCAATGACTGA
- a CDS encoding 3-hydroxyacyl-CoA dehydrogenase family protein translates to MNAVPKILAVVGGGRMGAGIAQVFAAAGATVTLVERDPAAAAAARERIATGLRRAAERGRLADDATVVLDRVEVAAEVAAVPPAAELVIEAVPEDAALKTRVLAAAEAVVGEHAVLATNTSSLSIGGLADGLRHPERLVGMHFFNPVPASDLVEVVVGPRTADAVRDAAVGWVGALGKTEVVVRDSPGFATSRLGVLLGLEAIRMLQEGVASAEAIDRAMELGYRHPMGPLRSTDLVGLDVRLAIAEHLQRELGDRFAPPQLLRDKVARGELGRKSGQGFYTWGEAR, encoded by the coding sequence GTGAACGCCGTACCGAAGATCCTCGCGGTGGTCGGCGGCGGCCGGATGGGTGCCGGGATCGCCCAGGTGTTCGCGGCGGCCGGGGCCACCGTCACGCTCGTGGAGCGGGACCCGGCGGCCGCCGCGGCGGCCCGCGAGCGGATCGCGACCGGACTGCGCCGCGCCGCCGAGCGGGGCCGCCTCGCCGACGACGCCACGGTCGTGCTGGACCGCGTCGAGGTGGCGGCCGAGGTGGCCGCCGTGCCCCCGGCCGCCGAGCTGGTCATCGAGGCCGTCCCGGAGGACGCGGCACTCAAGACGCGGGTGCTGGCCGCCGCCGAGGCGGTGGTGGGCGAGCACGCCGTGCTGGCCACCAACACCAGCTCGCTGTCGATCGGCGGCCTCGCCGACGGTCTGCGCCATCCCGAACGCCTGGTCGGCATGCACTTCTTCAACCCCGTGCCGGCCAGCGACCTGGTGGAGGTCGTGGTCGGGCCGCGCACCGCCGACGCCGTCCGCGACGCCGCGGTCGGCTGGGTGGGTGCCCTCGGCAAGACCGAGGTGGTGGTCCGTGACTCACCCGGCTTCGCGACCAGCCGCCTCGGGGTGCTGCTCGGCCTCGAAGCCATCCGGATGCTGCAGGAGGGCGTCGCTTCCGCCGAGGCCATCGACCGGGCCATGGAGCTGGGCTACCGGCACCCGATGGGCCCGCTGCGCTCGACCGACCTGGTCGGCCTCGACGTGCGCCTGGCCATCGCCGAGCACCTGCAGCGCGAGCTGGGGGACCGGTTCGCGCCGCCGCAACTGTTGCGGGACAAGGTCGCCCGTGGCGAACTCGGCCGTAAGAGCGGGCAGGGCTTCTACACCTGGGGGGAGGCGCGATGA
- a CDS encoding enoyl-CoA hydratase/isomerase family protein, translated as MTATGATAAHDAASASPGGTLLVEELADRVVVTLHRPEARNAINAAMVRDLHQVCAALEERPRLLILTGHGGTFAAGADIAELRERGRDQALQGINSRLFDRIARLPMPTLAAVDGYALGGGAELAYACDLRLASPSATFGNPEPGLGILAAAGACWRLRDLLGASVAKQVLLAGRRLSADDAYRLGLVAEVVPAEELLPRAHALLDRMARSGPLALRLTKLVADASGAHPVTDDLAQAILFESDDKRARMDAFLTGERP; from the coding sequence ATGACGGCCACCGGAGCGACCGCCGCCCACGACGCCGCGTCAGCGTCACCGGGCGGCACCCTGCTGGTCGAGGAGCTCGCCGACCGGGTCGTGGTCACCCTGCACCGGCCCGAGGCGCGCAACGCCATCAACGCCGCGATGGTCCGCGACCTGCACCAGGTCTGCGCCGCCCTGGAGGAGCGGCCCCGGCTGCTGATCCTCACCGGCCACGGCGGCACGTTCGCCGCCGGTGCGGACATCGCCGAGCTGCGCGAACGCGGCCGCGACCAGGCGCTGCAGGGCATCAACAGCCGGCTGTTCGACCGGATCGCCCGGCTGCCCATGCCCACTCTCGCCGCGGTCGACGGGTACGCCCTGGGCGGCGGCGCGGAGTTGGCGTACGCCTGCGACCTGCGGCTGGCGTCTCCCTCGGCGACGTTCGGCAATCCGGAGCCGGGGCTGGGGATTCTCGCCGCCGCCGGGGCGTGCTGGCGGCTGCGGGACCTGCTCGGCGCGTCGGTCGCCAAGCAGGTGCTGCTGGCCGGGCGGCGGCTTTCCGCGGACGACGCGTACCGGCTGGGGCTGGTGGCGGAGGTGGTGCCCGCCGAGGAGCTGCTCCCGCGCGCGCACGCCCTGCTCGACCGGATGGCCCGCAGCGGCCCGCTGGCGCTGCGGCTCACCAAGCTGGTCGCCGACGCCTCCGGGGCCCACCCGGTCACCGACGATCTGGCCCAGGCCATCCTGTTCGAATCCGATGACAAGCGCGCCCGGATGGACGCCTTCCTGACGGGAGAGCGGCCGTGA
- a CDS encoding thiolase family protein — translation MPEAFLVGGVRTPQGRYGGALAGVRPDDLAALVVGAAVRRAGVPVDALDEVVLGAANQAGEDNRNVARMAVLLAGLPDAVPAYTVNRLCASGLTAIGAAAQAVRAGDADVVVAGGVESMTRAPWVMAKPGTPWARPGEVADTSLGWRFTNPRFAEADRAVPGDAGPEQRRVTLSMGETAEEVAALDGISRADSDAFALRSHQRAVAAIDAGRFGDEVVPVPVTGGEFGTDEIPRRDTSLERLGALRPVFRPGGVVTAGTSSPLSDGAAAVVVASADAVRRYGLTPRARVVTTASAGVSPQLMGLGPVPATEQALARAGWQVGDLDAVELNEAFAVQALAVIRRLKLDEDRVNADGGAIALGHPLGCSGARLAVTLLGRMERENARRALATLCVGVGQGVAMLLERP, via the coding sequence ATGCCTGAGGCGTTCCTGGTCGGCGGGGTCCGCACGCCGCAGGGCCGCTACGGCGGCGCCCTGGCGGGCGTGCGCCCCGACGACCTGGCCGCCCTCGTCGTCGGGGCGGCCGTGCGGCGCGCCGGGGTGCCGGTCGACGCCCTCGACGAGGTGGTGCTCGGCGCGGCGAACCAGGCCGGCGAGGACAACCGCAACGTCGCCCGGATGGCGGTGCTGCTGGCGGGCCTGCCGGACGCGGTGCCCGCGTACACGGTCAACCGGTTGTGCGCCAGCGGCCTGACCGCGATCGGCGCGGCCGCGCAGGCCGTCCGCGCCGGTGACGCGGACGTCGTGGTGGCCGGTGGCGTCGAGTCGATGACCCGCGCCCCGTGGGTGATGGCCAAGCCGGGCACGCCGTGGGCGCGCCCCGGCGAGGTCGCCGACACGTCCCTGGGCTGGCGTTTCACCAACCCCCGGTTCGCGGAGGCGGACCGGGCGGTGCCCGGCGACGCGGGCCCGGAGCAGCGCCGGGTGACCCTGAGCATGGGTGAGACCGCGGAGGAGGTCGCCGCCCTGGACGGGATCTCCCGCGCGGACAGCGACGCGTTCGCGCTGCGCAGCCACCAGCGCGCCGTGGCCGCGATCGACGCGGGCCGCTTCGGCGACGAGGTGGTGCCCGTGCCGGTGACCGGCGGCGAGTTCGGCACGGACGAGATCCCGCGCCGCGACACCAGCCTGGAGCGCCTCGGCGCCCTGCGCCCGGTGTTCCGGCCCGGCGGCGTGGTCACGGCCGGAACGTCCTCGCCGCTGTCCGATGGCGCGGCCGCCGTGGTGGTGGCCAGCGCCGACGCGGTCCGCCGGTACGGTCTGACCCCCCGCGCCCGCGTCGTCACCACGGCCAGCGCCGGCGTGTCGCCGCAGCTCATGGGCCTGGGCCCGGTGCCGGCGACCGAGCAGGCCCTGGCCCGCGCGGGCTGGCAGGTCGGTGACCTCGACGCGGTCGAGCTCAACGAGGCGTTCGCGGTGCAGGCCCTCGCCGTCATCCGTCGCCTCAAGCTCGACGAGGACCGGGTCAACGCCGACGGTGGGGCGATCGCGCTCGGTCACCCCCTGGGCTGTTCCGGTGCCCGGCTGGCGGTCACCCTGCTGGGCCGCATGGAACGCGAGAACGCCCGCCGGGCCCTGGCCACCCTCTGCGTGGGCGTGGGCCAGGGCGTGGCGATGCTGCTGGAGCGGCCCTGA